AGGTTGGACCGGACCTGAGTCTCTCACGTAGCGATCCCCCATGCACGTACGCAACGATCTCTCTTTCTCCCGTTACCGCGCCGTCGGCTGCTATCGCTAGGGTTCCTAGGCGTGGGACTCCGGGCTTCCCAGCGTGCGGTTCGGGTCGGGCGAAGAGGATCTCACCTCTCAAGGTTATGGCTGGCCGCGGGGCGGCAGCGCCGCCGGCCAAAAAAACCACCGCGGCGGCTCCTTCAGGTCGGGATGGGGCTGCGCTGCcgacggctgcggctgccggacgtGGGGCACCGGTGCCCACAGGCCAGAGGCAGCCGGCGGGTGATGGCGCGGCGCCGGCCTTCCCTGGTCGCGGCGCTGGTACCCAGCGGCCAGGGTATTTGCAGCAGCTGCCTTCGGCCGGTCGGGGCGGGCAGCGTCCTCTGGCGCCAGGCGTGGTTGCCGTGCAGACGGCTGCGGGTCGGGGCGGGACTCGGCCCCGGCACCGGGCACNNNNNNNNNNNNNNNNNNNNNNNNNNNNNNNNNNNNNNNNNNNNNNNNNNNNNNNNNNNNNNNNNNNNNNNNNNNNNNNNNNNNNNNNNNNNNNNNNNNNNNNNNNNNNNNNNNNNNNNNNNNNNNNNNNNNNNNNNNNNNNNNNNNNNNNNNNNNNNNNNNNNNNNNNNNNNNNNNNNNNNNNNNNNNNNNNNNNNNNNNNNNNNNNNNNNNNNNNNNNNNNNNNNNNNNNNNNNNNNNNNNNNNNNNNNNNNNNNNNNNNNNNNNNNNNNNNNNNNNNNNNNNNNNNNNNNNNNNNNNNNNNNNNNNNNNNNNNNNNNNNNNNNNNNNNNNNNNNNNNNNNNNNNNNNNNNNNNNNNNNNNNNNNNNNNNNNNNNNNNNNNNNNNNNNNNNNNNNNNNNNNNNNNNNNNNNNNNNNNNNNNNNNNNNNNNNNNNNNNNNNNNNNNNNNNNNNNNNNNNNNNNNNNNNNNNNNNNNNNNNNNNNNNNNNNNNNNNNNNNNNNNNNNNNNNNNNNNNNNNNNNNNNNNNNNNNNNNNNNNNNNNNNNNNNNNNNNNNNNNNNNNNNNNNNNNNNNNNNNNNNNNNNNNNNNNNNNNNNNNNNNNNNNNNNNNNNNNNNNNNNNNNNNNNNNNNNCGGGTCGGGGCGGGACTCGGCCCTCGGCGCCGGGCGCGGCGCCACCGGGTCGGGGTGGTGCAGTTACAGGAGCTACGCCAACTATCGGCAACCAGCCTCGTGCCAAGCCTCCGCCGCACTACGTCGCGCGGCCCGCTCAGGATCGGTCGGGATCGGTGCAAACGAGACAGAGTTCCAACACTACAGAGTCCTATGATCCGCCCCGAGGTCAGTGGGGGGATGATGGTTCTGACGCGTATGGAGATGGACAGCATCGTGGGTCTTCATCCACGGGTGGCGGCCGTGGCTATGCCTGGCAGAGTGACGGGTCTGCTGAGAGACCGTTTCTCGGCCCGACAGGTGGTTTCGTCGAGGGGGCTTCCGGCCCGGATCACCGTCAGAGAGGAGGCTTTTGTGGCCATCGTGGTGGTCGGGGTGGGGGCCGTGGGAGATTCCGCCGACCGCCCCCGCCCAAGGCAGTTGTTCCCGCGGCGCCCACAACAGAGGTTGACCATACTCCCACCGAGTCCCAGGCGATGGAGGTGACGAACGCCGTGGATACGGTCGAGGTTCCTGAGGCTGGGACAGTAGACGAGGCTACTGAAAGGGCGTCCAAATATGCACGAAAGAAGGAACGGATGCTTTGTTACCGCTGCGGTGAGAAGGGTCACTTCATTGCTGAATGTGTGGCCCAGCTGTGCGAGACGTGTGGCAAGACTGTACATGACTCCGGGGAGTGCCCGTTGATGCGTGACCTGCCTCCGACGTTGAATATTTATGGAGTCTATTGTGCTGAGCTCATGTTTTTTGAGTCCCCGGTGGCGAGAGAGGTCCCGGAGGATACCCTGAGCTTGACTTCCGGGATTGTGAAAGCAACCCAGGGCGAGGTGACTGAGGCACAGATTGTGAGGAGGCTTCAGGAGTTGGCTCCCGGGGATTTTCGATGGGAATTGGTGCTTATCGAGGACAGGTCTTTTAAGGTTGAGTTCCCAACTGTGGATGATTTGCAGCGATTGTTGAGCTTTGGCTTGTGTCGAGTTCCCGGTACTACGTGTATCCTGGAGTTCCATGAGTGGAAGCAGGTTGAGCCTAAGGGGAAGCCGCTTATGCAGGTCTGGTTGCGGTTTATAGGGGCTCCTTCTAAGCCTCGGCAGGACACTTGAGTGGTGGCTAGTATGGGCATCATGGTGGGGAAGACAGAAAAAGTGGATATGGCTTTCACACGTGCCCATGGAGTGGCCCGGATATTAGTGAGTGTTCTGGATATTGAGTTCGTGCCCGATAAGGTTAACTGGACTTACAGGGGAGTGGTGTTCCCGCTAGACATCGAGTTTGAGGACACGGATTTATTTGATGATTCGGTTAATGGTAACGATGTTGACATGCAAGACAGTGATGGCAATGCCGGGGCCAAGGGGGCACCGTCTGATGAGCCCACACGCGAGGGGTCTAATGGTTCTTCTCAGTTGCCCGGGGATGGGACCGGGGTTGAGCATGCCGCTTCCCCAGCGGTGCCCATGACTACTCTGCGTTTTAGGTCCTTTGAGCCAGCCTCGGCACCTCCCAGACTATGGAGTGACCGGGTAGATTCTGATGATTGTCTTGAGCACACGCTCCCCTCGTTGGAGTTCGAGGGGGATGATGGTTTGTTTGCTGGATGGTCGGCCAGGTCAATGGTCGGAGCTACGGAGAGGAGTCCGGAGGGAGCTTCTCTTGGCCAGGTCAATGTGGACGCGACTCCGGTGTCGGCGTATACGGGCACGGTGGGTCGTGGGGGAGGAGCTTCGGGGCAGGCGGCCTCGCCTTCTCCCCACCCCACCTCGCTCTTGGCGGCGCCGGTCACGCCGGCCCCGTGTGGGTCGGCCGGCACGAGGAGCGGGAGCCCGAGGCAGGCGGCCTCAGCTCCGGCTTCACCGGCGGTGGCGGTAACCACCGCGGCAGCAGCGGCGCTGGGGGGGTGCTCGGGCAGGAGGCTTTGGCTCCCCCTTCGCCCTCGACGATCAGGAGGACCATCTCTCCCGCGCCGATGGCTCATTCGTCTGAGCCAgcggttgaggtcggaggagggtgCGGGCAGGCGGCCCCCGTCATCTCCTCTTCGCTCCTACCCATGACCAGGGTCCCTAGTGTGGGACTCCCGTCTAAGGGGATCGGGAGCCCACAGATGCCTTCTCTGGTAACCCCGGTAGAGCCTGGGAGGGACTCTGTGCCAGGTGTTACTAGGGAGGAGGTTGTCGCGTTTGGCGGGATCCCGGACCCTAGCGTCgaggggagacggatgagtgctcgcatCCTCGACATACCCGAGGTAGAtgatatgcagcagcggtgcgctatgagggcggccaagcttcaggaGGCTGCTTTGTCTTCCGGTATGTCTGTCAACCTATCTAATTCcttattgcatttttctaatgaggagattataaataatgcaaaccaattaggagtttcactaggggcTACGGATAGTGAGATTTCCAATTCGGTGAATGAGTTATTAGATTTGGAGGCGGGATGTGCCTTAGAGACTATTCGTAACCTTGCGGCCGTTAATCCAATGAAGATGATGAGATTGATGCGTTAGGGGTCAGAGTGCTAAGTAATCTATGTGCGGATTTAGCACCACCCAATCATGACTCTGACGAAGATGATGTACCCCTAGAGATTGATGATGGTAATATTTATGAACCCGGTGATGAGGACCGGGTGACAGCACCTAGTAAGCCTAAGCGTAAGTGGAATCGGAAAATCTATCCCGCTTCcgcagttcgtaggagtgctaggattcgtaccactaaaaaattccatgatgaattatgagaggaattttttgaaatagcagaggtctgaaggacttggctaaaagaagattccTTGCCGAGGCAGCTTTAGAGCAGAGGTTAGATTTTGTTGCTCTATCGGAGACGGGTAGAGATAACTTTGCACCCCAATTTCTCTCTTCTTTGGTGGGTggtattgattttgattggcattgcctccctccgcGAGGAAGGTCGGGTGGTATCTTACTGggtgtgagatgcgattcgcttgaagtccgaagtgtagtgatgggCGACTTCGCGGTGAAGTTTTGAGTCAGGTCTAGGATAGATGGttttaactgggctttggtggcggtgtatggtgccgcacagcccgagcttaaaGCAGAGTTTCTGGCGGACCTGGTTCGTATCTGTGGGTCAGAACAGCTTCCAATTTTAgttgggggtgatttcaatatcatcaggaggagagaggagaagaacaatgataattttgacggcagatggtcgttcatgttcaataccattattgaaagcttggatctgagagagatagagctttcgggtagAAAGTTCACCTGGGCTAATGCTCTGCCACACCCAACCTATGAAAAACTTGATCGAGTGCTTgcgagcgtggagtgggaacaaaagttcCCTCTGGTGACGGTGCAAGCTCTTTCAAGGGGCATATCTGATCATACCCCATTGTTCGTGGACTCAGGTGAGCCGAACCATGTGGGTAACAAGAACACCTTCTCCTTCGAGATGTCATGGTTTGAACGTGAGGGGTTCTTGGATTTGATTGCTCGGGAGTGGGATAGAGGTCTTGGAGGCAAGACTGTGTTAgagcgttggcagaataaaattaggcaTTTAAGAAGTTTCTTACGGGGCTGGGCTAAGAACCTCAGTGGTGTGTATAAGATGGAAAAGGATAGACTCCTTGCTCTTATACAGGCCCTGGACATACAGGCCGAATCCAATATCCTAACGCCAACTGAGCTTCAGGCTAAAAATGAAGCGGAGACGAGGTTGAAAGAACTgctccgcgaagaagaattgaagtgggctttgcgtgcCAAAGTCTGCAAAGTAGTCcaaggggacgcgaatactcaGTTCTTCCACTTGATAGCcaatggcaagcacagaaagaaacatatctttcagcttgagcaagacgagGGTACCATTTTAGGCCAGGACAACCTAAAAACATATATTACCGACtattataagcagttgtttggacctccgaaggataattgtgtgtccctcgatgagtccaggactgaggatgtgcctcagCTATCGGCTGCCGATAATGATATTCTGGTTGCCCGTTCtcggagaaggaggtgtttgatgctattgcacagatgaaaaacaataaggctcccggacctGATGGATTCCCGGcagagttctataaaaagtgctggcacattattaagggggatttactacctatgttCCATGATCTGTTCTCTGGCCAGTttcaattatttcacttgaattttgggacTATCACACTGCTTCCCAAGAAGACGATGcggtgagaattgagcaattcaggccgatctgtctcctcaatgttagttttaaaattttcaccaaggtcgggacaaacagactcacacagattgcgcattctgtggtgcaacagtctcaaactgctttcatgccggacagaaatatccttgaaggggtggtcgtcctgcatgaaacactccatgaaatccattccaaaaaattagatggagtaatttttaaggtggatttcgagaaagcgtacgataaggtcaaatggccattcctccaacagtcattgcgtatgaaaggttttgatgaagcctggcgccgacaggttgaatcatttacgcaaaaaggtagtgtgggaattaaagttaatgatgacataggtcattacttccagacacataaaggcctaagacaaggagatccgatgtcccctatcttgtttaacattgtggtggatatgttagcaattttgataggaagggctaaggaaaatggtcaagtaggtggattggtacctcatctaattgatggaggtgtatccatccttcagtacgctgatgatacaatcatctttatggagcatgacttggccaaggcgagaaatatgaagttggtgttatgcctatttaaacaattgatcgggttaaagattaactttcataagagcgagctgttctgctttggtagggccaaagatgaagaggaggcttataggcaattgtttgggtgtgagttgggtgagttacccttctcttacctggggattccaatccaccatcgtaggctgacTAACAGAGAGTGGAAGTGTATTGAGGATCAGTTCGAGAAAAAAATGAGTTGttggaagggcaaactcatgtcatacggaggccgattaatcctgattaactcggtgctcacgagtatgccaatgtttctcctatcgttctttgaggtcccagttggtgttaggaagagactggacttctatcgatcgcgtttcttttggcagggtgatgagcttaaaagaaaatatcggcttgctaaatgggatatcatctgcagACCGAAAGACCAATggggtctaggtattgagaatctagaggttaagaataaatgccttcttagcaagtggctgtggaagctctcattggagaatgatgctatgtgggctcaaatcctacgcagcaagtacctccagacgaaaactttgtcccaggttacTGTCAGGCCGACCGATTCGCCTTTCTGAAAAGGCTTGATGAAAGTCAAACAGTCAttgtttaataggacaaagtttgtcattggaaacggcacgagtacacgtttctgggaggatacttggcttggcgaGACACCCTTGGCCATCCAATATCCGTCCTTATACCGTAttgctcaacgacgtgaggtgttcgttgcATCGGTCTTTCAATCTAGCCTCCTTAATATTCAGTTCCGACGaacgctagcgggcaatcgttgggaagaatggctccatctagtcaggagactgatggaagtccaactttcacaacaacccgatgaattacgctggaaactgactaagtctggagtatttacggttaaatcaatgtatattgatgttattaattcaaactccattcctacgtccaagtatgtttgggatgtcaaagttcctttaaaaataaaagtgtttatgtggtttgtccataaacaagttattttaactaagGATAACCTCATAAAGCGTAATTGgataggacctactaggtgtagtttctgtcatcgggatgagactatcaaacatctcttttttgattgcccgttagccaaggtactttggcagacggtccatattgcttttagtatcaatccaccgaattctgtttatgcgttatttgggacatggcttaatgggattgagcctaacttagcgagacatattcgggttggagtttgtgctttgttgtggactatctggacttgcagaaatgatttggtttttaacagaatatcatgtatacatTTTTTGCAGGTCATATTCCGTACTACGGCGCTGATCCGTTCAtggtcgctactcacccagacggaggccagggagcatttggttactgggtctttccgctgggagatggtagctcgggatatattcaaccggtttggatggcggtcatgtaataggataggcatttagatttcctatctatttttttagccagccggttgtggcgtctttcctcggctagttggtgtttctagcccctattggctctgtgtgagctgtcTGTGCTTTTTATTATTTGTGGAGACCTTTGGAACCATGTTGACACTActttatttggttaataagatggccgtatgcatctttctgatgcagaggccgggaatcaccccttttccaaaaaaaaaaaagttGAAACTTAACAGAGCGAAGAATTTTTCTTCCGCACAACTGCAATATCAGACCGGTGATGAGATTGTTCCAATTCATACAATGCGCATAACAATGCAGTAATAATCTGAGCGCGTGTCTGCTCCTTCCTTGAGTGGAGCCTTTGGGAGCATGACAAGAACTATCCTGATACAACTACTACAGACTAGAGCAGATTTATTCACCTGTTCTGTTGTCCACAACTAATCATCACCAGAATAACTCTTCCATGGAATCAATGATAGCTAGTAGTATTCCAGTGAACACTTGTTGTAATCATGCAGGCAGGCAGACACTGACTGATTACGTGCTGGATCATCAGAGAGAGTGTGGATATGTATGCGTCGGCGAGCATCTTGCCAAGCCGGACCTGGGCCTGGGCCTGTGTGATGAGGTGCCCTCTGCTGACGGAGACAAGAAGATGCACACCGTGGGCAGCAGAGGCCCAATGGGTCGAAGCCTGACTATAACTGAGGTGCTTAATTACGCCACTGGATGGGGCATAAGTAAAAATTGTTGCTTCATCTCCTGTAACTGCTCAGTGTTCAGCTTTTTTGACTGTGCGTATGTGTGGGGAGTTCTCAATGTTTTGGTACTAACTGACGCCAAGCAGCAGATTGCCGGTGCCAACTTGCTTAGTGTTGATCTCATGTTTACAGAAGTTGGAATTCGGACAGGCTTTCGAGACCATGCCTTGTGCAGAGGAACACGGATGTATCACGTATGCCAGAATTCTGATGCCACCGTCTTTTGTTTTGATGCTGCGCATCCGTAAAGACCATGAACAAGAACGAGTCGGTGTTTCAGGTAACCACAGCCTTGTACTTATTGATATCGCAGATCCGTAGAGACCATTCATATTGATATTGTTTCAGGTAAAAACAATATTCTGACCAACCTTATAATCAACTTGATGGAAGCAAAATCAACTGAGCCTCATGCGTGCTCTGTTTTCCTgcataaataaaaataaatactgaaATCGCGTAAACAACACTGCCACTTAATCTGAAGCAAGCCACGAAAGAAACGGTTGGGCACATGAGGTTCCGCGGATGATAACATGGATTGCTCACGCGATGGTTCGGCGTACCTGCAGGTCCAGGTCGGAATCTCTGAAATCCTCCACAGCGGCTTGATTTGAAATTCCAAACGTACCTCTGGTCACACACAGGCAACAGCTTGCATTGGATAGAGACAGATATGTGTACACGGATCGAGTTGTGCCCTGCTGAAAACAAAGGTGTGGGCCTTCACCGACGTATGGGCCATTATGTCACGGTAAGGCCACACACAAGCGCCCTGCAACAGAGAAGCGATTTTTAGTCCCACATGGCTTAGCTGACCGTAAGCACCCCAATTCATAAGCGCACCAGGCTGTTTAGGAGGCGTGCCAACAAGAGAGCACATCCACCCCAACCTGTGCGGTCTGCACATCCAGCAAACCCAATTGGAAATTGAATCAATAGATCTTGTAGCGTATGACATGTACGCCTggtaaatatatttttcttaaacaaTTCCTTTTATGTCGTACACCTGGTAAATAATTCCTTTATTTCATTTCTCATAAACTGGTATTTTAAACCTCAAACATTATTTGGTATCTACTAGGTAAATGACCATTCTTTGCAATGCGGAATACATATTCTAATGGTTCAACATAAATCATGTTGAATATATGTGGTTAGGAACCTTACGCGCATCACGGTAGATCACGTTTTCCTCAACCCTCGCACCCAACCTGTCCGTCTCCTTAACCTAGCCGGCCACCGAGGCTTGTTATTTCTATGCCTCCCATCGGCTGCACCGCCGGCCTGCCTCGTCCTCTGTTGCCTAGCCATGGAGGTGTGGTGGATCCCAGCCTTTGTCAACTGGAGGGCTTCAGTTTTTGATGTTTttattagttttgttagggtttgtgtcttaCTCAGAGAGACGAGACGACGGTGGCTCTCTGGAGTTAGAATAAGATTCTCCTCGACTAGCCCCCGCTCTAGCAGTccttct
This portion of the Triticum dicoccoides isolate Atlit2015 ecotype Zavitan chromosome 7A, WEW_v2.0, whole genome shotgun sequence genome encodes:
- the LOC119331275 gene encoding uncharacterized protein LOC119331275, whose translation is MPSLVTPVEPGRDSVPGVTREEVVAFGGIPDPSVEGRRMSARILDIPEVDDMQQRCAMRAAKLQEAALSSGHIPYYGADPFMVATHPDGGQGAFGYWVFPLGDGSSGYIQPVWMAVM